Part of the Myxococcus xanthus genome is shown below.
TGCATCTGCGCGGCCGTCTGGTAGCGCTTGTCCCGGTCGCGCTCCAACGCGCGCATCAGGATGGTCTCCAGGCGCTCCGGCAGGTCCTCGCGGAAGTACGACGGCGCGTAGATCTTCCCGTCCGTGATGCTGCGCATCACCGCGGCCTCGGACTCACCGGTGAAGAGCTTGAAGCCGGTGAGCCACTCGTAGAGCACCACGCCCAGGGAGAAGACGTCGCTGCGGCAGTCGAGCGGCTTGCCCAGACACTGCTCCGGGCTCATGTAGCTGAGCTTGCCCTTGATTTCGCCGTTGCGCGTCTGCTCCATCTGGTTGGCGGCCTTGGCGATGCCGAAATCCAGAATCTTCACCGAGCCATCGAAGGCGACGACGATGTTCTCCGGTGACACGTCCCGGTGGACGATGTTGAGCGGGTTGCCGTACAGGTCCCCCTTGGTGTGCGCGTGGTGCAGGCCCGCGCAGACGCACGAGGCAATCTTCACCGCGTACACCAGTGGGAAGGGAATCCCCAGCGCCTCCGCCTTGGGGACGACGCGGCGCATGTCCCGCCCGGACACGTACTCCATGGCGATGAAGTAGCTGTCGGCAATCTTCCCCAGGTCGTGAATCTGCACCACGTTGGGGTGGTTGAGCTGCGCGGCGAGCCGGGCCTCGTTGAGGAACATCTTCACGAAGGCCGTGTGCTTGGACAGATGCGGGCGGATGCGCTTGATGACGACGGGAGACTCGCGGCCGTCCTCCTGCTGCTGATGCGCGAGGAAGATTTCGGCCATGCCTCCCACG
Proteins encoded:
- a CDS encoding serine/threonine protein kinase codes for the protein MPPAAPQRDTGRFGKYRLIDRIAVGGMAEIFLAHQQQEDGRESPVVIKRIRPHLSKHTAFVKMFLNEARLAAQLNHPNVVQIHDLGKIADSYFIAMEYVSGRDMRRVVPKAEALGIPFPLVYAVKIASCVCAGLHHAHTKGDLYGNPLNIVHRDVSPENIVVAFDGSVKILDFGIAKAANQMEQTRNGEIKGKLSYMSPEQCLGKPLDCRSDVFSLGVVLYEWLTGFKLFTGESEAAVMRSITDGKIYAPSYFREDLPERLETILMRALERDRDKRYQTAAQMQKDLDAFLDAYDFTPTALHLSNFIKQLFEEELAAEQRRLAVRAAAAPTSEEALELSDVADALDTAKAMPAPEPEPPAHDDRTEPRTLAVPLSPAVSEALEAVARRNNVPAGRMVAELLESWLKYR